From one Micromonospora siamensis genomic stretch:
- a CDS encoding deoxyribonuclease IV translates to MSVTTTGPVVSVARRAVGSHTPTSGGLARAALPYLDAAGSRVVQVYVSNSRGWALPPGDPVQDVLFRDGCGERGVPVYIHASLLVNLGSPTGNTVQRSAETLAHALRRGTAIGAAGVVFHAGSAVDAGHAEAAMRQVRETLLPLLDAADAAGGPMLLVEPSAGGGRSLASRVEQLGPYLDAVDRHPMLGVCFDTCHAWAAGHDLAAEGGMTETLDTLVATVGPGRLKLVHANDSKDLCGSTRDRHENIGKGGIGEPAFAELMRHPATEGIPIVVETPTEKHEGHATDIATLNRLHP, encoded by the coding sequence ATGTCTGTGACCACCACCGGTCCGGTCGTGTCGGTGGCCCGCCGGGCGGTCGGCTCGCACACGCCGACCTCTGGCGGCCTGGCCCGGGCGGCCCTGCCGTACCTCGACGCGGCCGGCTCCCGGGTGGTGCAGGTCTACGTCTCGAACTCGCGGGGCTGGGCGCTGCCGCCGGGCGATCCGGTGCAGGACGTGCTGTTCCGGGACGGCTGCGGCGAGCGCGGCGTACCGGTCTACATCCACGCCTCCCTGCTGGTGAACCTCGGCTCCCCCACCGGCAACACCGTGCAACGGTCGGCGGAGACGTTGGCGCACGCGCTGCGCCGGGGTACCGCGATCGGCGCGGCCGGGGTGGTGTTCCACGCCGGCAGCGCGGTGGACGCCGGGCACGCCGAGGCGGCGATGCGGCAGGTACGCGAGACGTTGCTGCCGCTGCTGGACGCCGCTGACGCGGCGGGCGGCCCGATGCTGCTGGTGGAGCCGAGCGCCGGTGGCGGCCGCTCGCTGGCCTCCCGGGTGGAGCAGCTGGGCCCCTACCTGGACGCGGTGGACCGGCACCCGATGCTGGGCGTCTGCTTCGACACGTGCCACGCCTGGGCCGCCGGGCACGACCTGGCCGCCGAGGGCGGGATGACCGAGACGCTGGACACCCTGGTGGCGACGGTCGGGCCGGGCCGGTTGAAGCTGGTGCACGCCAACGACTCGAAGGACCTGTGCGGCTCGACCCGGGACCGGCACGAGAACATCGGCAAGGGCGGCATCGGCGAGCCCGCCTTCGCGGAGCTGATGCGCCACCCCGCCACCGAAGGCATCCCGATCGTCGTGGAGACCCCCACGGAGAAGCACGAGGGCCACGCCACCGACATCGCCACCCTCAACCGCCTCCACCCCTGA
- a CDS encoding threonine aldolase family protein — translation MIDLRSDTVTRPTAGMREAMATAEVGDDVYGEDPTVAALEAEVATLFGHEAALFAPTGSMANQIALQLVVPVGDELLCDADAHVVTYEIGAAAAYGGISSRTWPAVGAEVDPDLVAAMVRPDGYFAVPTRAIAVEQTHNRGGGGVIPLPTLRRLREVADEHGLALHCDGARIWHAHVADGVPLHEYGRLFDTLSVCLSKGLGAPIGSLVVGSAEKVARARFVRKRMGGGMRQVGVLAAAGRYALAHHVERLAEDHARAARLAEAVAPFGVLAGPVRTNIVPLDLTKHPLDAKQFAAAARAEGVLVSVLGPRTARLVTHLDLTDDAITRATESLTHTLRA, via the coding sequence CTGATCGATCTCCGCTCGGACACCGTGACCCGGCCCACCGCCGGCATGCGGGAGGCGATGGCCACCGCCGAGGTGGGTGACGACGTCTACGGGGAGGACCCGACGGTCGCCGCGCTGGAGGCCGAGGTCGCCACGCTCTTCGGCCACGAGGCGGCGCTGTTCGCCCCGACCGGCTCGATGGCCAACCAGATCGCCCTCCAGCTGGTGGTGCCCGTCGGCGACGAGCTGCTCTGCGACGCCGACGCGCACGTGGTCACGTACGAGATCGGCGCGGCGGCCGCGTACGGCGGGATCTCCTCGCGGACCTGGCCGGCCGTCGGCGCGGAGGTGGACCCGGACCTGGTGGCGGCGATGGTCCGCCCGGACGGCTACTTCGCGGTGCCGACCCGGGCGATCGCCGTGGAGCAGACCCACAACCGCGGCGGCGGCGGGGTGATCCCGCTGCCGACCCTGCGCCGGCTGCGGGAGGTCGCCGACGAGCACGGGCTGGCCCTGCACTGCGACGGCGCGCGGATCTGGCACGCGCACGTCGCCGACGGGGTGCCGCTGCACGAGTACGGCCGACTCTTCGACACCCTGTCGGTCTGCCTCTCCAAGGGCCTCGGCGCACCGATCGGCTCCCTCGTGGTCGGCAGCGCGGAGAAGGTCGCCCGGGCCCGGTTCGTTCGCAAGCGGATGGGCGGCGGGATGCGGCAGGTCGGCGTGCTCGCCGCCGCCGGCCGGTACGCCCTCGCCCACCACGTCGAGCGGCTCGCCGAGGATCACGCCAGGGCGGCCCGGCTGGCCGAGGCGGTCGCCCCGTTCGGGGTGCTCGCCGGTCCGGTCCGGACGAACATCGTCCCGCTCGACCTGACCAAGCACCCGCTCGACGCGAAGCAGTTCGCGGCGGCCGCCCGCGCCGAGGGCGTCCTGGTCTCGGTGCTCGGCCCGCGTACCGCCCGCCTGGTCACCCACCTGGACCTCACCGACGACGCGATCACCCGCGCCACCGAGTCCCTCACCCACACCCTCCGCGCCTAA